From the Papaver somniferum cultivar HN1 chromosome 2, ASM357369v1, whole genome shotgun sequence genome, the window CTATTTTCCGGTCTTTAGTATGTTTTTAGTTTTAGTAACTATATTAGCGGTAGTAGCGCCTGTCTTCTCCGGAAATCAACACCTGTTATATGAGGGACGCACCCAAGAAGTCTTCATTCTTTTCCCAGGCTGGGCTAATAATTTTGGTAGACCAGAGCATTTCACTTTTTTAAACTGTTGGACTATGATGGCTATCTGGGCTAAAGCCCAGGttagcccagctgtaggtccgtcTGTGTGTTATACCAAGATGGAGAAAGAGGAGACAACCAGTTATCCTCCGGGCAATTCACCTCAGTATACGGATACAATCGTCTGACTAGCACCTTCACTGAAGCGCATCGATCACCCCTACCATCAACTAAGTCCTTTTGGACTCAGTCGTATTCATCAAaagtattgttttttttttgtgtaaagCACTGAACGAAGGCCTTATGACCCTCGATTCCAACATTTGTTCCCGATgcaactctgatttgaagaccGCTACTCTCATTCTGGTCCACTGCTTTGTTATTCTAGATTCAAGGCATATCATTTCAAATGTAGCCGGTGAATCTTTAGGTATCATATACCCTTATGTTATAGCCCTCTAAGTTTATAATAAAATACATGCTTGCGGTAGGATTTTCCATAAAATTTGATGGACATAAAATGTAAACATATAACTAAGGAGGGACGATCGATGAACATTTTTATTGTCTTATAAGATTTgcgccaatttttttttaaactccaaACAACAATGAATTTGAGGCAATACTTTAATGATAAGCTCGCTTTGTGAAACTTGACAAtcctacaaaaaatgagcacaatcAGATATATATATAACACCACATTtcaccattttgaaaatcaaccgTGAAAAATCAttgattgaaattaaaattgacaGATGGTGGGGTTGGTATCTCAAATTGTGCTCGTTTTTTTGTGGAAAGAACGTATTGCCAAAATATTCGCTCCAAATTCATTGTTGTTTGGAATCTAAAGAAAAATTGGTACAAATCTTATAAAATAATGTCCAAATAAGATAGTTCATGGATCCTCCCTCGTAAATAGGTACGTTACTATAAATGCAGTATATTATTAGGAAGCTGCAACAAAAAAATTTATGAAtttcttactttttatttatGGTTCTAGTGAACAACAGTAAGtacatatattatttccttcgaGTTTCATGCATTATTAATTATCAAATCTTTTTAATAACCAGGCATCTGAAATCGCGACTGGATAATATCAACCAATCTATTGTCAATTCGAAACGCTTTGGCAAGAACATCATCGTTGATAGGGGGTGTTGATCCGAAAACAGCTTTACCGATTGTGATAGTACCGGGGTTTTGGCTGCTAAGAGCTGCAAATGCCACCGCATTTGTCCTCCCCACGTTGAATTGGAAGTGTATAAGGCCAACGGGAAATACAAAAACATCACCTTTGTTAAGGACCTTAGTAAAGAGTTTGTTCACATTTCCAATGTTTGATGTCACAAATCCAACATATAGTGTGCCTTCCATCACTACCAAGATCTCCGTGGCTCTTGGGTGTGTGTGTGGTGCGTTCAGACCGTATGGAGCAAAATCTATACGAGCCATGGAAATTCCGAGGGTGTTAAGTCCAGGGATTTGGGCTACATTAGCTTGTGTTACATTCGACCCCAGTTGATTATCTGTATACCCTGGAATATTTAATCCCGAGAGGAAGAAATCGTTCGCTGTAGCAAGGTTGGGATCTTTGCAAAACAAACCATTGACGAAAACTGCATTGTGCAACAACATAGATTGAGTTAGGTGGGTGCTTTTTTAtccttgttaaaaaaataaaaattgaagcaTAATATGTAACGTTCGAAACATAGAAACACTAGTTAAACATAGAAAACTAAATAAATAACCTcaataattaagaaaaaatagTAATAATTGAGTATAGAAGTTTACCCCCATCATTAGCGTTAGCAAGAGCAACGCAGAAGTCTTGGACTGGACCAGGATCAGAAGCCACCgctaaagaagaaaacaaagccAAGAACACAAGAACTTCGCTAAGAAAGAGATAACTAATCATGTTTTTCATTTTGTATCTTGGTTGTAGAAAGCAACCAAAACTTGATTAAACTGATAGCTTGTTTAATGTACTTGAGTAGATTTGTGAATTTTGTGAACGAAAAaaatctctatttatagagaaaaATCAATGAAATAGTGATATACATTTTGTATGAATGAATCAACACAAGATTAATTAGGAACATGTGTTTTACTTTTTGAATATTGCTTCAACCACTAAACCAATCTACGTATGAGATCACTAGTTTGCTTGGTTTATGGTACGGCCATTTTGCCAAGTGACATATTAGTCTCCTATTTTATTAATAAACAATGACCAAATTAACTTAATTCTGCGTCCACCTAAGTAATG encodes:
- the LOC113350388 gene encoding germin-like protein subfamily 1 member 17 is translated as MKNMISYLFLSEVLVFLALFSSLAVASDPGPVQDFCVALANANDGVFVNGLFCKDPNLATANDFFLSGLNIPGYTDNQLGSNVTQANVAQIPGLNTLGISMARIDFAPYGLNAPHTHPRATEILVVMEGTLYVGFVTSNIGNVNKLFTKVLNKGDVFVFPVGLIHFQFNVGRTNAVAFAALSSQNPGTITIGKAVFGSTPPINDDVLAKAFRIDNRLVDIIQSRFQMPGY